One segment of Lytechinus pictus isolate F3 Inbred chromosome 13, Lp3.0, whole genome shotgun sequence DNA contains the following:
- the LOC129274676 gene encoding uncharacterized protein LOC129274676, with protein MAFLNEEIIREFSENGAVCLRQAFSKEWLDVVEKGIERNMKDPGKNMEILQSEEGGTGRYFTDFANWWRITEFQEFVRKSPAAEICGKLMGSKHVVFYHELVVSKEPGTDRITPWHQDQPYFPIDGDQVCAIWLPVDPVAKETCVTYIKGSHRWGKWFYPQKFKSYTDYEADNEESCDTHEWTSLSDMKLDSSLDQYELLSWELQPGDCIVFHLRAVHMAPANNSRKVPRRVLSTRWAGDDVTGTRRPWKTTDVYTKDLVPGEPIASEKYPILWRAEAGVRGT; from the exons ATGGCATTCTTGAATGAAGAGATCATTCGCGAGTTCAGTGAGAATGGGGCTGTATGTTTGCGACAGGCATTCAGCAAGGAATGGCTTGATGTCGTGGAGAAGGGAATCGAAAGAAACATGAAAGACCCCGGGAAGAACATGGAGATATTGCAGAGCGAGGAAGGAGGGACTGGAAGATATTTCACAGACTTTGCCAATTGGTGGAGGATCACAGAATTCCAGGAGTTTGTGAGGAAGTCACCCGCAGCCGAGATCTGTGGGAAGCTGATGGGTAGCAAG CATGTGGTATTTTATCATGAGCTGGTAGTCAGCAAGGAACCTGGAACGGATCGTATCACTCCATGGCATCAAGATCAACCATACTTCCCAATTGATGgggaccag GTCTGTGCAATATGGCTGCCAGTTGACCCCGTTGCCAAGGAAACATGTGTAACCTACATCAAGGGGTCACATCGGTGGGGAAAGTGGTTCTACCCCCAGAAGTTTAAGTCGTACACCGATTACGAGGCGGACAATGAAGAGTCATGTGATACCCACGAATGGACTAGCCTGTCTGACATGAAATTGGATTCCTCTCTCGATCAGTATGAGCTACTCAGTTGGGAGCTTCAG CCCGGTGACTGCATCGTCTTCCACCTCCGTGCCGTCCACATGGCCCCTGCCAACAACTCTCGCAAGGTCCCTCGTCGTGTCCTTTCCACCCGCTGGGCTGGTGATGATGTAACGGGCACGAGACGTCCCTGGAAGACCACAGACGTTTACACCAAAGACCTGGTGCCGGGTGAACCCATAGCAAGTGAGAAGTATCCCATTCTTTGGAGAGCAGAGGCTGGTGTTAGAGGAACGTAA